The Candidatus Zixiibacteriota bacterium genomic sequence ACAATTTCAAACCAGTATATTTTAAGGGTTTTCATAATTGACACAAGCGATTCAAACGATACCGGCTTGGTGATAAACGAATTCACGCCGAGGTCGTAAGTGCGAAAGATATCCTCTTCAGCTTTCGAGGTAGTCAAAACTACCACCGGGATTCGCCGCAGTTTCGGATCCGATTTTATCTCCTTAAGGGCTTCGCGGCCGTCTTTTTTGGGCATGTTCAGGTCGAGCAGTATCAGCCCCGGCAAAGACCAGTTCTGTGTGCCGGCATATTCCCCTCGATGATAGAGGTAATCCATTAACATTTCGCCGTCTTCTACGATATGAAGATTGTTAGCCAGTCGGTTTTCCTCAAGCGCTTCGGTCGCCATCAGACGGTCATCCGGATCATCATCGGCCAGCAATATCGAGATTGGTTTTCCTTTTGCATTCATCATATATTTCCTGTTAATGTTGCCTTCAAGATAAAACCGCGATATGTATTTTGCCTATACATGTGTTTTTTCAACATGATTACTCTCATTATAATGTTCAACAATTTCAAACCAGTATATTTTAAGGGTTTTCATAATTGACACAAGCGATTCAAACGATACCGGCTTGGTGATAAACGAATTCACGCCGAGGTCGTAAGTGCGAAAGATATCCTCTTCAGCTTTCGAGGTAGTCAAAACTACCACCGGGATTCGCCGCAGTTTCGGATCCGATTTTATCTCCTTAAGGGCTTCGCGGCCGTCTTTTTTGGGCATGTTCAGGTCGAGCAGTATCAGCCCCGGCAAAGACCAGTTCTGTGTGCCGGCATATTCCCCTCGATGATAGAGGTAATCCATTAACATTTCGCCGTCTTCTACGATATGAAGATTGT encodes the following:
- a CDS encoding response regulator, which translates into the protein MNAKGKPISILLADDDPDDRLMATEALEENRLANNLHIVEDGEMLMDYLYHRGEYAGTQNWSLPGLILLDLNMPKKDGREALKEIKSDPKLRRIPVVVLTTSKAEEDIFRTYDLGVNSFITKPVSFESLVSIMKTLKIYWFEIVELP
- a CDS encoding response regulator, whose product is MNAKGKPISILLADDDPDDRLMATEALEENRLANNLHIVEDGEMLMDYLYHRGEYAGTQNWSLPGLILLDLNMPKKDGREALKEIKSDPKLRRIPVVVLTTSKAEEDIFRTYDLGVNSFITKPVSFESLVSIMKTLKIYWFEIVEHYNESNHVEKTHV